Proteins encoded together in one Solanum lycopersicum chromosome 7, SLM_r2.1 window:
- the LOC104648570 gene encoding uncharacterized protein, giving the protein MEAIWNLEEKWKISTRGAIALLVICTCSLVIGTCIIAALRRNVRRRTEDQEPRVNGSKDIDCSEPPAEQGPVKEVLTSSVRWSQKEKLSPLLVSGDLQTEADFGWQNRGSASPVWKRPILMGEKCELPKFSGLILYDQRGHATSSSR; this is encoded by the coding sequence ATGGAAGCAATATGGAATTTAGaagagaaatggaaaatatCGACACGAGGAGCGATAGCCTTACTGGTAATTTGCACCTGTTCCTTAGTTATTGGAACCTGCATTATTGCTGCTTTAAGGAGAAATGTAAGAAGGAGAACAGAGGATCAAGAACCGCGTGTTAATGGTTCAAAGGACATAGATTGTTCAGAGCCACCAGCAGAGCAGGGTCCGGTGAAGGAGGTGCTTACCAGTTCTGTGAGGTGGAGCCAGAAAGAGAAGCTTTCTCCATTGCTCGTTAGCGGAGATCTGCAAACTGAAGCTGATTTTGGATGGCAAAATCGCGGTTCAGCTTCACCTGTGTGGAAAAGACCTATACTAATGGGTGAAAAGTGTGAGCTGCCAAAGTTCAGTGGTCTTATACTCTATGATCAGAGAGGTCATGCTACTTCATCAAGTCGATAA
- the LOC101251203 gene encoding ribokinase: protein MTQTPKQNFEEEKRDTVENMKGLATPLQSKYWHPTAQNNLKNPESFNLYSHPVQFNGKNNNPISRKVKPISCFASENQNQPILKESKPPLVVVGSANADIYVEIDRLPKEGETISAKTGQTLAGGKGANQAVCGGKLDYPTFFIGQVGEDAHGRLITEALESGGVCVDHLTTVANAPTGNAVVMLQSDGENSIIIVGGANMSCWPEELSYEDLEIVRSAGIVLLQREIPDFVNIQVAKAARNAGVPVILDAGGADSPIPLELLRCVEIFSPNETELARITKMPTGNFEQISNAVEQCYDMGVNQVLVKLGANGSALFTKGEEPLRQPIIKAAKVIDTTGAGDTFTAAFAVALVEGKSKEECLRFAAAAASLCVQVKGAIPSMPEKRAVFNLLQSA from the exons ATGACTCAAACGCCAAAgcaaaattttgaagaagaaaagagggatACTGTAGAAAACATGAAAGGTCTAGCAACACCTTTACAATCAAAATACTGGCACCCAACAGCCCAAAACAACCTCAAAAACCCAGAAAGTTTCAATCTTTACAGTCACCCAGTTCAATTTAATGGCAAAAACAACAACCCCATATCAAGAAAAGTGAAACCCATCTCTTGTTTTGCTTCAGAGAACCAAAATCAGCCAATCTTGAAAGAATCAAAGCCTCCATTGGTTGTAGTTGGATCAGCCAATGCAGATATCTATGTGGAGATTGATAGGTTACCAAAAGAAGGGGAAACAATTTCAGCTAAAACAGGTCAAACATTGGCTGGTGGAAAGGGGGCTAATCAAGCTGTTTGTGGTGGAAAGCTTGATTATCCAACTTTTTTTATTGGTCAAGTTGGTGAAGATGCTCATGGGAGATTGATTACTGAAGCTTTAGAGAGTGGTGGGGTTTGTGTGGATCACCTTACTACTGTTGCTAATGCTCCAACTGGAAATGCTGTGGTGATGCTTCAGTCTGATGGGGAGAattcaattattattgttggtggTGCAAACATGTCTTGCTGGCCTGAAGAATTGTCATATGAGGATTTGGAGATTGTGAGAAGTGCAGGGATTGTGTTGCTCCAAAGGGAAATTCCAGATTTTGTTAACATCCAAGTTGCAAAG GCTGCCAGGAATGCAGGTGTTCCAGTTATTCTAGATGCTGGTGGAGCAGACTCTCCAATCCCTCTAGAACTTCTTCGTTGTGTTGAGATTTTCAGCCCGAATGAAACTGAGCTGGCTAGAATAACAAAAATGCCAACTGGAAATTTCGAACAAATCAGCAATGCAGTGGAACAGTGCTATGACATG GGAGTTAACCAGGTCCTTGTTAAGCTTGGGGCCAATGGATCTGCTCTTTTCACCAAAGGAGAGGAACCCTTGCGGCAACCCATTATTAAAGCTGCAAAAGTCATTGATACAACAGGAGCTGGTGACACTTTTACAGCTGCTTTTGCAGTGGCCCTAGTGGAGGGTAAATCTAAAGAGGAATGTTTGAGATTTGCTG CTGCAGCCGCTTCTCTATGTGTTCAAGTGAAAGGAGCCATTCCAAGCATGCCTGAAAAGAGAGCAGTGTTCAATCTTCTTCAGTCAGCTTGA
- the LOC101250713 gene encoding protein FLX-like 1, translated as MAGRNRGPPLPMKGGPHGGLPPPMHEPQFARGRLPVPHPAMLEEMRESQFGMGSRPMPPHPAVLEEHLASQHDEIQGLLVDNQRLAATHVALKQEVEAAQYELQRTDHYARSLRMETDVQMRELYEKSAKLEMDLQVADGMRSELMRVRSDIKEFTAARQDLTVEYQRMTQDLSRMTADLQQAPAIKAESEGLKQELQRARAAIENEKKGYAENYEYGQVMEKKLLAMARELEKLRAEVANAEKRARAAAAVANPGAGYNANYGNPESGYPGNYYPANYGMNPMNPAHPVQGGAEGYSQYGHGPGAWGGYDVQRAQGPR; from the exons ATGGCCGGTCGGAATCGCGGGCCTCCACTTCCTATGAAAGGTGGTCCTCATGGTGGACTTCCTCCACCAATGCATGAGCCCCAGTTTGCTAGGGGTCGCTTGCCGGTGCCTCATCCAGCAATGCTTGAAGAAATGAGAGAATCACAGTTTGGAATGGGCTCCAGACCAATGCCTCCACACCCTGCTGTTCTTGAGGAACACCTGGCTAGTCAGCATGATGAGATTCAAGGATTATTAGTTGATAACCAGAGGTTAGCTGCTACTCATGTAGCACTGAAACAAGAAGTAGAAGCTGCTCAATACGAACTTCAGCGAACTGATCATTATGCCCGTTCTTTGCGTATGGAAACTGATGTGCAAATGAGAGAGCTTTATGAGAAGTCTGCTAAGTTGGAAATGGATCTCCAAGTAGCTGATGGTATGAGGTCAGAGCTTATGCGAGTGCGCTCGGATATTAAGGAGTTTACTGCTGCCAGACAAGATCTTACTGTTGAGTATCAAAGAATGACACAGGATTTGAGTAGAATGACTGCAGATTTACAGCAGGCTCCAGCAATTAAAGCTGAAAGTGAAGGTCTAAAACAAGAGCTGCAGCGAGCAAG GGCAGCTATTGAGAATGAGAAGAAAGGATACGCAGAAAACTATGAATATGGTCAGGTTATGGAGAAAAAATTGCTAGCTATGGCTCGAGAACTTGAAAAACTTCGAGCTGAGGTTGCTAATGCAGAAAAAAGAGCCCGAGCAGCAGCAGCTGTTGCGAATCCAG GTGCAGGGTACAATGCAAATTATGGGAATCCTGAATCTGGTTATCCAGGGAATTATTATCCTGCTAATTACGGAATGAATCCTATGAACCCTGCTCATCCT gtGCAGGGTGGTGCTGAAGGCTATTCTCAGTATGGACATGGGCCTGGTGCTTGGGGTGGTTATGATGTGCAGCGAGCTCAAGGACCCAGATAA
- the LOC101251493 gene encoding uncharacterized protein, producing MGGKLQVLPPAKRFMMMHQQDQKQNGSVSSSKLPAKKRKFSPETPPPFTNNHTVTTLCLPAKKRVWAFHPFDLNEEYNPVFFNGDEIKEEKIGEEITNDDIDVDEDDGIVCVICNSTDGDPSDPIVLCDGCDLMVHTSCYGHPFTNGIPEGDWFCAQCLASKSQIPNPKSFNCCLCPESGGALKSTVSEGKWAHVVCSLFVPEVFFVDSEGREGIDFSEVPKRRWEKKCYICKSKKGCAIDCSEPKCPLSFHVTCGLKRDLCIEYTEGRKNGGVVAGFCSSHTELWKKQQKTGKFKIVPREE from the exons ATGGGTGGCAAACTTCAAGTTTTACCTCCAGCCAAAAGATTCATGATGATGCATCAACAAGATCAAAAACAAAATGGGTCTGTTTCATCATCGAAACTTCCTGCTAAAAAGCGAAAATTCTCTCCAGAAACTCCCCCACCTTTTACAAATAACCACACTGTTACTACTCTCTGTTTGCCTGCGAAGAAACGTGTTTGGGCTTTTCATCCATTTGATCTCAATGAGGAGTATAACCCAGTTTTTTTTAATGGCGATGaaatcaaggaagaaaaaataGGTGAAGAAATAACAAATGATGACATCGATGTGGATGAAGATGATGGGATTGTTTGTGTTATTTGTAATAGCACAGACGGAGATCCATCAGATCCAATCGTTTTATGTGACGGTTGTGATTTGATGGTTCATACGTCTTGTTACGGTCATCCGTTCACAAATGGAATCCCAGAAGGCGATTGGTTTTGTGCTCAATGTTTAGCCTCAAAATCCCAAATTCCAAACCCAAAATCCTTCAATTGTTGTCTCTGTCCTGAATCCGGAGGCGCATTGAAATCTACTGTGAGTGAAGGTAAATGGGCTCATGTTGTTTGTTCATTATTTGTTCCTGAAGTTTTCTTCGTCGATTCAGAAGGTCGTGAAGGAATTGATTTCAGCGAAGTTCCTAAAAGAAGATGGGAAAAAAAGTGTTACATTTGTAAATCCAAAAAAGGATGTGCTATTGATTGTTCTGAGCCAAAATGCCCTTTATCTTTCCATGTTACTTGTGGGTTGAAACGTGATCTCTGCATTGAGTATACAGAAGGACGTAAAAATGGCGGTGTTGTTGCCGGATTTTGCAGTAGCCATACTGAACTATGGAAAAAG CAACAAAAAACTGGGAAGTTCAAGATTGTACCAAGAGAAGAATGA
- the LOC101251797 gene encoding peptide methionine sulfoxide reductase B1, chloroplastic: MASRTIQISSFSSGLNFLSKPQLGLNSKPTFGGFKSKISVSIRAMGSSASSSKSDSVQGGSKMDYSSISDEEWKKKLTNEQFYITRQKGTERAFTGEYWNSKTPGTYHCICCDTPLFESSTKFDSGTGWPSYYQPIDNNVKSKMDLSIIFMPRQEVLCAACDAHLGHVFDDGPPPTGKRYCINSASLKLKPK; this comes from the exons ATGGCTTCTCGAACCATACAAATCTCCTCTTTCAGCTCAGGATTGAACTTTTTATCGAAACCCCAATTGGGATTAAACAGCAAGCCAACTTTTGGAGGATTCAAAAGCAAAATTTCAGTCTCAATTCGTGCAATGGGCTCCTCAGCTTCTTCTTCCAAATCCGATAGTGTTCAAG GGGGCAGTAAAATGGATTATAGCTCTATAAGCGACGAGGAGTGGAAGAAGAAGCTTACAAATGAACAATTTTATATTACACGGCAAAAGGGTACAGAACGGGCATTCACTGG GGAGTACTGGAACAGTAAGACCCCTGGAACATATCACTGCATTTGCTGCGATACTCCTTTATTTGA ATCTTCTACCAAATTTGATAGTGGAACCGGATGGCCATCGTACTACCAGCCCATAGACAACAATGTGAAGTCAAAGATGGACTTGTCTATCattttcatgcctcgtcaagaAGTTCTATGTGCAGCTTGCGATGCTCATCTTGGGCATGTATTTGATGATGGCCCTCCGCCTACTGGAAAGCGTTACTGCATCAATAG CGCTTCCCTGAAATTGAAGCCAAAGTAG
- the LOC100736537 gene encoding mitogen-activated protein kinase 19, with the protein MQQDQRKKSSKEVEFFTEYGDANRYKILEVIGKGSYGVVCAAIDTHTGEKVAIKKITDIFEHISDAIRILREVKLLRLLRHPDIVEIKRIILPPSRREFRDIYVVFELMESDLHHVIKANDDLTHEHHRFFLYQMLRAMKFMHTANVYHRDLKPKNILANANCKLKICDFGLARVAFSDTPTTIFWTDYVATRWYRAPELCGSFFSKYTPAIDIWSIGCIFAEVLTGKPLFPGKSVVHQLDLITDLLGTPSVDIVSGVRNEKARKYLTDMKKKSPVPFTEKFRKADPLALRLLQRLLAFDPKDRPTAEEALADPYFKGLAKIEREPSSQPISKLEFEFERRRVTKDDIRELIFREILEYHPQLLKDYMAGNSGANFIYPSAIGNFRRQFAYLEENSGKSGPVIPPGRKHVSLPRSTVNSSTIPPRTQQNPMFDHRQVTEKATAGVRVSDPKVLRPPPRVPTAKPGRVLGPVYDGDRSIKEVTDGRVYAQNSVVQPHGMSPQYLFRSNSTHLEKCGTEAEKDRSQVKQQHGQCMVAKSSASMSFEMNTNPYYHTQARVAQLGGQIAMDAKLLQAQTQFGAVGAAAVAVAAHREVGTVQYGL; encoded by the exons ATGCAGCAAGATCAGCGCAAGAAG AGTTCCAAAGAAGTGGAGTTCTTCACCGAGTACGGTGATGCTAATAGGTATAAAATTTTGGAAGTTATAGGCAAGGGAAGTTATGGAGTAGTTTGTGCTGCAATTGACACTCATACAGGAGAGAAAGTGGCTATAAAGAAAATAACTGATATTTTTGAGCACATCTCTGATGCAATTCGAATTCTGCGTGAAGTCAAATTGCTTAGACTTCTAAGGCATCCTGATATTGTTGAAATTAAGCGAATCATCTTACCACCTTCAAGACGAGAGTTCAGagatatttatgttgtttttgaGCTTATGGAGTCTGATCTTCACCATGTTATTAAGGCCAATGATGACTTGACACATGAGCACCACCGTTTTTTCTTGTATCAGATGCTGCGTGCAATGAAGTTCATGCACACAG CTAATGTCTACCATCGAGATCTTAAGCCAAAAAATATATTGGCAAATGCAAATTGTAAACtcaaaatatgtgattttgGATTGGCAAGGGTTGCATTTAGTGATACACCAACCACAATATTCTGGACG GATTATGTTGCTACAAGGTGGTACCGTGCACCAGAACTATGTGGGTCTTTCTTCTCTAAG TATACACCTGCTATTGATATCTGGAGCATCGGGTGCATTTTTGCGGAGGTTTTGACGGGGAAACCATTATTTCCGGGCAAAAGTGTTGTTCACCAGTTGGATTTGATTACTGATCTTCTGGGGACGCCATCAGTTGATATTGTATCTGGG GTTCGTAATGAAAAGGCAAGGAAGTACTTGACagatatgaagaaaaaaagccCAGTTCCTTTTACTGAGAAATTTCGAAAAGCAGATCCTCTGGCACTTCGACTGTTGCAGAGGTTGTTAGCATTTGATCCAAAGGATCGCCCAACTGCTGAAGAG GCTTTGGCTGATCCGTACTTCAAGGGACTGGCCAAGATTGAGAGGGAACCTTCTAGTCAACCAATCTCGAAGCTGGAGTTTGAGTTTGAGCGACGAAGGGTCACAAAGGATGACATTCGTGAACTAATATTTAGGGAGATACTTGAGTATCATCCTCAACTTCTGAAGGACTACATGGCTGGAAATAGTGGTGCAAATTTTATCTATCCTAG TGCCATTGGTAATTTCAGAAGGCAATTTGCTTATCTAGAGGAGAATAGTGGTAAAAGTGGCCCAGTAATACCTCCTGGTCGAAAGCACGTCTCTCTCCCGCG ATCTACTGTAAATTCCAGTACCATCCCCCCCAGAACACAGCAGAATCCTATGTTTGATCATAGACAAGTAACAGAAAAGGCAACTGCTGGCGTCAGAGTCTCAGACCCGAAGGTTTTGCGACCACCACCTCGAGTACCCACAG CCAAACCTGGAAGAGTTTTAGGACCAGTATATGATGGTGACAGAAGCATCAAAGAAGTCACTGATGGAAGAGTATATGCCCAGAACTCTGTCGTCCAACCTCATGGCATGTCTCCACAATATCTGTTCAGGAGTAACTCTACACATCTAGAGAAGTGTGGGACAGAAGCAGAGAAGGACCGCTCTCAAGTTAAACAGCAACATGGCCAGTGCATGGTTGCCAAGTCGTCCGCTAGTATGAGTTTTGAGATGAACACTAACCCATATTACCATACACAGGCAAGGGTAGCACAGTTGGGAGGTCAAATCGCCATGGATGCAAAATTACTACAGGCACAAACACAGTTTGGTGCAGTCGGTGCTGCAGCTGTCGCTGTTGCTGCTCACAGAGAGGTCGGCACCGTTCAGTATGGTCTATAA